The following are from one region of the Sorghum bicolor cultivar BTx623 chromosome 2, Sorghum_bicolor_NCBIv3, whole genome shotgun sequence genome:
- the LOC8062085 gene encoding glucan endo-1,3-beta-glucosidase, acidic isoform, which yields MATRTALCLLGHVLLAVASVAAAAGDAGKIGICHGRVGSNLPPPSAAAALLKQNGITKARLFLPDPAVLPAFAAAGIDLMVGVPNENLTFLAASGPEGAAQWLRSAVLAHAPADRVRYLAVGNEVLYNNQFYAPHLVPAMRNLHAALAALGLGGRVKVSSAHASSVLAASYPPSAGAFDAASLPVLRPMLQFLADTGAPFMVNTYPFISYVNDPANVQLAYALFGAGAAPVQDGALVYTNLFDATVDALVAALEKEGFGAVPVAVTETGWPTAGHPAATPQNAAAYNAKIVERAVRGVGTPKRPGVPVEVFLFDLYDEDGKPGPEFERHFGIFRADGGKAYDINFA from the coding sequence ATGGCCACGAGAACAGCGTTGTGTCTTCTGGGCCACGTCCTCCTCGCCGTCGcgtcggtggcggcggcggcaggtgaTGCGGGCAAGATCGGCATCTGCCACGGCCGCGTCGGCAGCAACCTCCCACCGCcgtcggccgcggcggcgctgctcaagCAGAACGGGATCACCAAGGCGCGGCTCTTCCTCCCCGACCCGGCCGTGCTCCCGGCCTTCGCCGCGGCGGGGATCGACCTCATGGTGGGCGTGCCCAACGAGAACCTCACCTTCCTGGCCGCGTCGGGGCCCGAGGGCGCGGCGCAGTGGCTGCGGTCCGCGGTCCTGGCGCACGCCCCCGCCGACCGCGTCCGGTACCTCGCCGTCGGCAACGAGGTGCTGTACAACAACCAGTTCTACGCGCCGCACCTCGTGCCGGCCATGCGGAACCTGCACGCCGCGCTCGCCGCGCtggggctcggaggcagggtgaAGGTCTCCTCCGCGCACGCCTCCTCGGTGCTCGCCGCCTCGTACCCGCCCTCCGCAGGAGCGTTCGACGCGGCCTCCCTCCCCGTCCTCCGCCCCATGCTGCAGTTCCTCGCCGACACCGGCGCGCCCTTCATGGTGAACACCTACCCTTTCATCAGCTACGTCAACGACCCGGCCAACGTGCAGCTCGCGTACGCGCTcttcggcgccggcgccgcgcccGTGCAGGACGGCGCGCTGGTGTACACCAACCTGTTCGACGCCACCGTGGACGCGCTGGTGGCCGCGCTGGAGAAAGAGGGGTTCGGTGCCGTGCCGGTCGCCGTGACCGAGACCGGGTGGCCCACCGCGGGGCACCCGGCCGCGACCCCGCAGAACGCCGCGGCGTACAACGCCAAGATCGTGGAGAGGGCGGTGCGCGGCGTCGGCACGCCCAAGCGGCCCGGCGTGCCCGTGGAGGTGTTCCTGTTCGACCTGTACGACGAGGACGGCAAGCCCGGCCCCGAGTTCGAGCGCCACTTTGGCATCTTCAGAGCGGACGGCGGCAAGGCGTATGACATCAACTTTGCCTAG